The Pongo pygmaeus isolate AG05252 chromosome 20, NHGRI_mPonPyg2-v2.0_pri, whole genome shotgun sequence sequence tagCCAATCCACAATGTAAATATACTTCAACATATGATGTTATACATGATAAATGCATACCATCTTATCGGTCACCatagaaacaaataatttttaaaggaaaaataagttcTTGACTCTGGAATATAAATGAGAGAATTTCTGGTACGTTTGTAATGCATAATTACATTgtcatattctctctctttttggtaGTCACGTTGAAAAGTTGCAAccaaggctgggtgcaatggcttatgcctgtaatgccagcactttgggaggctgaggtgggaggatcgcatgagcccaggagtttcagaccagcattggcaacagagtgaaagactgtctctatgtaaaaaaaaaaaaaaaaaaaaaaaaaaaaaaaaaaaagatggaactaGAGAATGACACAGGGATTTCAGAATTCCTTCTTCTGGGACTATCAGAGGAACCAGAATTGCAGCCCTTCCTCTTTGAGCTGTTCCTGTCCATGTACCTGGTCACCGTGCTGGAGAACCTGCTCATCATCCTGGCCACAATCTCAgactcccacctccacacccccatgtacttcttcctctccaacctgTCCTTTGCAGACATCTGTTTCATCTCCACTACAGTCCCAAAGATGCTCATTAACATCCAGACACAGAGCAGAGTCATCACCTATGCAGGCTGCATCACCCAGATGtgcttttttgtactttttggagGGTTAGACAGCTTACTCCTGGCTGCGATGGCCTATGACCGGTTTGTGGCCATCTGTCATCCTCTGCACTACACGGTCATCATGAACCCTCGGCTCTGTGGACTCCTGGTTCTGGCATCCTGGATGATTGCTGCCCTGAATTCCTTGTCACAAAGCTTAATGGTGTTGTGGTTGTCCTTCTGCACAGACTTGGAAATCCCTCACTTTATCTGTGAATTTAATCAGGTCATCCACCTTGCCTGTTCCGACACCTTTCTTAATGACATGGGGATGTATTTTGCAGCAGGGCTGCTCGGTGGTAGTCCCCTCGCAGGGATCCTTTACTCTTACTCCAAGATCGTTTCCTCCATACGTGCAATCTCATCAGTTCGGGGGAAGTACAAGGCATTTTCCACCTGTGCATCTCACCTCTCAGTTGTCTCTTTATTTTACGGTATGAGCCTAGGTGTGTACTTTAGTTCTGCTGCCACCCACAACTCACACTCAAGTGCTGCAGCCTCAGTGATGTACACTGTGGTCACCCAAATGCTGAACACCTTCATCTACAGTCTGAGGAATAAAGACATAAAGGGGGCTCTGACACAATTCTTCAGAGGGAAACAATAAAAGAGTTGTTTTCAAGAAGGGCCTGTGATGCTAGAGCTCTAAGCCCCAGACCCAGAAACTGTGATTTATTAATCAGATGGTGGAAGTAGCAATGGCTCCTTCTATTAATTTCTCGGATGTTCAAATTCTGTGATCTTAGCTGGTTTGTAAAATATACGCATTTTCTTTAAGAAGCTTTCAGCTCTCAAATATTCAACCGTTTTCTCCTTTGTGATTTTCCTACTTTCCCAAAGTTATTCCCAGACTAGGGTCAGAAACAAGGTAGAGATTCCTGTTGGTCTCATGCAGTGGTGAGTTGCGTTCACACAAGGAACCAAGAATGACAACtatacaaattattaatataattttattgtggATGAATAGCTGAGACCCCAGTTTTCTACGTTTGTgtctgtcatttctttttctatcaCTGCCTTAACTGCTCCTCCTCAcaatgtaaaactaatataccagggggccaggcgcgatggctcatgcctgtaatcccagcactttgggaggctgaggcgagcagatcatgaggtcagaagatcgagaccatcctggccaacatggtgaaacccgtctctactaaaaatacaaaaattagcttggcgtagtagtaggcacctgtaatcccagctactcggggggctgaggcaggaggatggcttgaacccaggaagcggaggatgcagtgagccaagatcacaccactgcactccagcctggtgacagagcaagattctgtctcaaaaaaacaaaaacaaacaaacaaaaaaaaaacaaaaaaaactacaaaaaaaaaaaaaacaaagacacttTAATATACTAGTGTGTTTTTAGCCAGTGGTGGCATTTTATCCTCTCCATTAAGATCCTGTTCTCTAGTCATCTCCACATCCAAATGCCTAATATATTtctgattaaaaacaaagaagactctgtaatcccagcactttgggaggccgaggtgggcagatcacgaggtcaggagatcaagaccatcctgggcaacatggtgaaactccgtctctactaaaaatacaaaaattagctgggaatggtggtgcatgcctgtggtcccagctactcaggaggctgaggcaggagaattgcttgaacccgggaggcagaggttgcagtgagccaagattgtgccattgcactccagcctggcaacagagcaagactccgaaaaaaaaacaaaaaacaaaaaccaagaagaCAAAAACTGCTTATGAAATCCATGTTCCAAGTGTAGTCTAAACAGACAAATTAGCATATGTCAACTGACTTCATCTGGACTTAGACTCAGAGGCTGTCTTAACTATGACAGAGTAAAATTTTTGGTCATGCATGGACTTACTCTGGAACATTTGGAGTGTGGAATCTTGGTGTCCATGTGTAATGAAGTTTGTTCATTTGAGTGAATGATTTGATGTCATGGTCTATATAATTTTACTGTAACATCTTCATTCTACCTAAAATTTTCCTGTGCTACCTGCAAATATGACTCTTTCCATTGTACTAAGAAATatctttccctttaaaaaattgcatcatagtctgggcgcagtggctcacacctgtaatcccagcactttgggaggccaaggctgttggatcgcaaggtcaggagttcgagaccagcctggacaatatggtgaaaccccgtctcttccaaaaattacaaaaattagctgggtgtggtgacacgcgcctgtagcaccagctgcttgggaggctgaggcagtagaactgcttaaacctgggatgcgctggttgcagtgagctgagatcccccactgcactccagcctgggcaacagagcaagactccaattcaaaaaaaaaatgcatcataaACATTAAAGTGCAGATAAGTGAACAATATGTTTAATTTATCAGCCATTGCTTTATCTCTTTTATACTATAAACTCTCTACAACCCTCATGATCAAAGGAAGACTCACACAAGAGCTTGAATTTCTGTGCAGTATTGCTCCTGGAAATAGAGACTTGTGTGAATCAAGGTCACAATTCATTTCTCCAACACCATATATGTCCTTTTGAAcagaatttttcaaaagaaaacacatgcagccaacaatcatatgaaaaaaaaattaacatcactgattagagaaatgtaaatcaaacccacaatgagattatcatctcacaccagtcaaaatggccataactaaaaagtcaaaaaaatagcagatgctggcaaggttgtggagaaaaatgagcgcttttacactgttggtgggagtgtaaattagttcagtcattgcggaagacactgtggtgattcctcaaagacctaaagacagaaatactatttggcccagcaatcccattactaggtatatacccaaaggaatataaatccttctattataaagacacaagcatgggtatgttcattgcagcaatattcacatttgaaaagacatggaatcaacctaaatgccagtGAATAAtagattggattttttaaaatacatatacaccatggaatactatgcatccataagaaagaatgagatcatgtcctttggagcaacatggatggacctggaggccattatccttagcaaactaacacagaagcaGAATACCAAATAtcacaggttctcactcatatatgggagctaaatgatgagaacacatgtacactTAGAAGGGAAAAACACACACGGGGGCCTATCGGAGGGTGGAGGCTAAGAGGTGGGAGAGGCTCAGGATAAGCAACTAATGGGTAATAGGCTTAatgtagggtccagccccacagggtcggtgggtttTTCTCCCCATGTGCAGAGACGAgagattgtagaaataaagacacaagacaaagagataacagaaaagacagctgggcctgggggaccactaccaccaagtcGCGGAGACCTGTAGTGGCCCTGAATGTCTGGCtgtgctgttatttattggatacaaagcaaaaggggcagggtaaagagtgtgagccatctccaacgataggtaaggtcacgtgggtcacatgggtcacgtgtccactggacagggggcccttccctgcttggcagccaaggcagagagagagggagagagacagcttatgccattatttctgcatatcagagacttttagtactttcactaattttgctactgttatctaaaaggcagagccaggtgtacaagatggaacatgaaggcagactaggagcgtgaccactgaaacacagcatcacagggagatgcTTAGGCCTCCGgatcaggccctccacaagaggtggaggaacagagtcttctctaaactccccagGGGAAAAGGAGACTCCCTGTCCCGGTCCACTAAGTAgcgggtgtttttccttgacactaAGGCTACCGCTAGACCAGActtcccagacgctggcgttaacgctagaccaaggagccctctggtggccctgtccgggcataacagaaggctcgcactcgtcttctggtcacttctcactgtgtcccttcagctcctatctctgtatggcctggttttttctaggttatgattatagagcaaggattattataatattggaataaagagtaattgctacaaactgatgattaatgattcatatataatcatgtctatgATCTAGATCTAGTATAActcttgttttatatattttattatactggaacagctcatgCCCTCgatctcttgcctcggcacctgga is a genomic window containing:
- the LOC129020223 gene encoding olfactory receptor 7A17-like; translated protein: MELENDTGISEFLLLGLSEEPELQPFLFELFLSMYLVTVLENLLIILATISDSHLHTPMYFFLSNLSFADICFISTTVPKMLINIQTQSRVITYAGCITQMCFFVLFGGLDSLLLAAMAYDRFVAICHPLHYTVIMNPRLCGLLVLASWMIAALNSLSQSLMVLWLSFCTDLEIPHFICEFNQVIHLACSDTFLNDMGMYFAAGLLGGSPLAGILYSYSKIVSSIRAISSVRGKYKAFSTCASHLSVVSLFYGMSLGVYFSSAATHNSHSSAAASVMYTVVTQMLNTFIYSLRNKDIKGALTQFFRGKQ